The Thermomicrobiales bacterium sequence GGGTGGAAGCGGACGAGCTCACGTACGGTCTGCATATCATCCTGCGATATGAGCTCGAGCGAGATCTCTTCGAAGGACGCCTGGAGGCCAAGGACCTGCCCGAAGTCTGGAACGCTCGCATGAAGGAGTACCTCGGCGTCGAGGTTCCCGACGATGCCCATGGCGTGTTGCAGGATGTGCACTGGTCAGAGGGGCTGTTCGGCTACTTCCCGGATTACTTGCTCGGCACGGTTCTCTCGGTTCAGATTTGGGAGAAGATGATGGTGGACATTCCCGACCTGACCGAGCAGATCGAGCAAGGCGACTTTGCCGCGCTGCGTGAGTGGCTTCGCACCCACGTCCACTGGAGCGGCAGCAAGTTTCCGCCCAGGGAAACGATCGAACGGGCGGTTGGTGGCCCACTCGATCCAGAACCCTATCTGCGCTACCTCGAGCGCAAGATCGCGGATTTGTACGGTATCTGAGTCCAGAGTCCAGAGTCCAGAGTCCAGAGTCCAGAGTCCGGGGTGCGGAGTCCGGAGTCCGGAGTCCGGAGTTCGGGGGCCGGAGCGAACGGACGCATTCACTGGACACGGGCGCTTGAACGAAAAGGAGTTCGACCAGACCATGTCGATCAGATTCGGAATCTTCGCGCCGCAAGGTTGGCGGCGGGACCTGAACAGCTTTTCCGATCCATACCAGCAGTTCGAGGCGATGACCCATGTTGGTCGCGTTGCGGACGCAGGGAGCTGGGACTCGATTTGGGTCTACGACCATTTCCACACGACGCCGCAGGCCGAGCTGGAGACCACGTTCGAATGCTGGACGATCACGTCAACGTTGGCGCGCGACACGAAGCGAGTGAATGTCGGCCAGATGGTGGGCTGCAACGGATATCGGAATCCGGCGCTCTACGCCAAGATTTCATCCACCGTCGATGTCGCCAGCAACGGCCGGCTCTACGCAGGTATCGGCGCGGGGTGGTATGAGGCCGAGTGGAAGGCGTACGGCTATCCCTGGGTGGAGACACCGCAACGGATGGGGATGTTCCGTGAAGCCGTACAGGTCATCAAGAAGATGTGGACCGAGGACTATCCGGAGTTCCATGGCAAGTACTACACCATCGACAAGCCGATCAACGAGCCGAAGGGGGTCCGGAAACCGCACCCCATGTTCTGGATCGGCGGCAGTGGCGAGCAGGTCACGCTCAAACTTGTGGCGCAATACGCCGACGCGTGCAACGTGATGGGCGATGTCGAGACGGTCGGGCGAAAACTGGAGATCCTGCAAGGCCACTGCGCGGCAGCCGGCCGCAACTACGACGACCTGGTGAAATCGACCCAGATTCGCGTCCACCTGATCGAAGCGGGCGAGGATCCTGTTAAGGCATCGGAAGCAGTCCGCCAGGGAACCCCGTTCGACGACTTTGCCAGCGGTTTCCTGATCGGCACTCCAAAGGATGTTGCGGAAAAGGTCGAGCAATTGGCAGAGGTCGGAGTCGACTACATCATCATGTACGTGACCAATGTTGCCTACGAACCGGCATTGGTGGACCTCCTCGACAACGAAGTTGTGAGAAAGTTCGCCTGACCGGTTTTCGGAGTTACGACCGAGGGGATAACGCGCACTGGTGGGTACCGAGCTTCTGGAACGTCGCACGTTCGGCAAGTCGTCGCTCGAAGTCCCTCCCATCGCGGTGGGCTGCGCGCCCCTTGGCGACATGCGCGACACCTTTCTCTACTCCGTGCCGGAGGAGCAGGCGGTCGCTACGGTGCTGGCTGCGCTCCGCAGCCCGCTGAACTACATCGACACTGCCGCCTGGTATGGCGACGGTGAAAGCGAGCGGCGCATCGGCATTGCGCTGCGGGAACTCGGCGGATTGCCCGAGGGGGCAATTCTCGAGACCAAGATCGGTTGTTCGCCGGAGCTTTGTGATTTCAGTGGCGACGAGGTGAAACGCCGATTCGAGCGTAGCCTGTCGTTGCTGGGTGTCGACCGGTTCGACGCGGTCTTTCTCCATGGGCCAGAACGCACCTCGTTCGAGAACGCCATGGCGCCCGGCGGACCAGTCGATGTTCTGCGCGGCTACTACGAACAGGGGCTATTCGACCATTTTGGGGTGGCGTCCGATCTCAGCGATGTCGATCTGCAGTACCTGGAGACAGGCCTGTTCGATTGTGTCATCTGCTCCAACCGATACACCCTGCTCAACACGAACTCCGACGAGCTGTTCACTTACGCGCATGAGCGAGGGATTGCCGTCCTGAACGCCGCTCCGTATGGCAGCGGCATCCTTTCGCGCGGGCCCCGAGACTATCCACGCTACTTCTACCGAACCGCGCCGCCGGCAATGATCGAGCGGGCACTCGCCATCGAAGCGATCTGCGAGCGATATGGCATTTCGCTGACCGCTGCGGCGCTGCAATTCTCGCTGCGCGATTCGCGCATCACCGTTACCATCGCCGGTATGAGCCGGCCGGAGCGGATACAGGAGACGATCGATCTCGCCTCGGTCGAGATCCCACAGGCAGTGTGGGACGAGATCGAGGCGCTTGGTCCGCCGGATACGTCCGATCCCGCCAGCTACTAGTCGGGTTCGAACGTTCGTCAAAGGAGAGAACGTGGGCAAGGAACTACTCGCGCGTCGTACGTTCGGCAACACCTCGTTGGAGGTTCCCCCGGTCGCCATGGGCTGCGCGCCGCTTGGTTCGATGGAAGACACCTTTCTCTACGCCGTTCCTGAGGACGAAGCGATCGCAACTGTCAAGGCCGCCCTCGCGAGTCCGTTCGACTACATCGACACGGCCGCACTCTATGGCGATGGCGTCAGCGAAGCGCGTGTTGGCATGGCGCTGAGAGAGCTTGGCGGCCTTCCCGAGGGAGCGGTGCTTCAGACCAAAGCAGGCCGAGATCCGGCCGACAACAACTTTCGTGGTGAAACGGTCAAGCGGCGTTTCGAGCGCAGTCTGGAACTATTGGGCGTCGATCGGGTCGATGTGGTCTACCTGCACGATGCCGAGTGGACCACATTCGAGGAAGCGATGGCGCCGGGCGGTCCGGTCGAAGTTCTGCGCTCCTATCAGGACCAGGGCGCGTTCGACTATCTCGGAGTAGCGTCCGGGCCGAACGATGTCGAGTTGCAGTACATCGAAACCGGACTTTTCGACGCGGTCATTACCCACAACCGCTATACGTTGCTGAACACCAACGCCAATCCGGTCATCGACGTTGCCGCGGCCAAGGGGATGGCCGTGCTGAACGCCGCGCCATATGGCAGCGGGATGTTGTCACGTGGTCCGGAATCGTATCCGCGCTATGCCTACCAGCAAGCGCCGGACCATCTCATCGCGCGCACCGGCAAGATCCGTGAGATTTGCGACCGTTACGGTGTGCCATTGGCGGCCGCCGCGCTGCAGTTCTCGATGCTCGACCCGCGCATCACGGTCACGATCGTCGGCATGAGTCGACCCGATCGGGTCAAGAGCACGGTCGAGCTTGCCTCGATCGATATCCCGGGCGAAGTCTGGGAAGAAATCGACGCGCTCGGGCCGGCCGACACCGACGATCCGGAAATCTATCGATTCAAAGACAAGAAGTAGCGACTCGATCTATCAGGAGGAAACGTGGCAAGCGGAACAACCTACGATCTGTTGATCAAGGGCGGCGACGTCGTCGACCCGGGGTCTGGATATAGCGGCCAGCTCGATGTTGCGGTCAAGGACGGTAAGATCGCCGCCGTCGAGGCTGGAATCGACCCTGGCTCGGCGGCTTCGGTCAAGGACGCCAGCGGCAAGCTGGTTACGCCGGGACTGATCGACCTGCATACCCATGTCTACTGGGGATCGACCTTCTGGGGCATCCTGCCCGACCCGGTGACGGCGCGCACCGGGGTCACCACCTGGCTCGATGTCGGCAGTTCCGGCGGTTACAACTTCCCCGGTCTGCGCAAATACGTGATCGAGACCCAGAAGTCGCGGGTCTACGCGTTGCTGAACATCTCCTCGATCGGGCTCACGGGACCCACCTGGGAGCTTTCCAATCCTGACTATCTCGACGTCGCGCTCGGCCAGACGATCATCGAGGCAAATCGGGATGTCATCATCGGCGTCAAGGCGCGTATCGATTCCAGCACCACTCGCGGCGTTGGCATCAAGGCGTTGGATGTGGCCCGCGAATTGGCGGAAGCGGTCGACCTGCCGCTGATGATCCATATCGGCGTTGGGCCGCCAACGATCGACGAGGTCATCGAGCGTATGCGCCCCGGCGACATCATCACCCATTGCTTCACCGGCCACAGTATGAATCTGCTCGATCCGAACGGGCAGCTCTATCCCCGCATCGCCGAGCTGCGCGAGCAGGGACTGGTGCTCGACATCGGACACGGCGCCGGGTCGTTCAGCTTCGAGACCGCCAAGACCATGCTGGCCAACGGCGTGTTGCCGGACGTGATCTCGACCGATATTCACCAACTGGCGATTCAGGGACCGTGCTTCGACATGCCGACCACGATTTCCAAGTTTCTGGCAATTGGCATGTCGATCGAGGATGCCATCGAGCGCGCCACCAGCAAAGCCGCCAAGGCGATTCATCTCGATTACCTCGGCTCGCTCAAACCGGGCAGCGTGGCCGACATCGCCATGTTCCACCTCGAGTCAGGCGACTACACCTTCCAGGATGTCTTCATGAACGAGCAGAAGGGAAGCCAGCTGCTGGTGAACGACGCCACCTGGATCGATGGGGAGGAGATGGAGCGGGTGCCCTATCCTGACCTGCAACCATGGGCGGTCCTGAGCGAAAACCAGCGGAGCAAGATGATCCCGCTGGTGGAAGTGCCGAACAAGCCGGCAGCGCCGCTGCTTGACAACCGCACCCGTTAGGGGGCAATGTCCACATTGCATTAGCAAGCGAAACGCGCGACTAGTGGAGTCTCGCGTCACGAGAACAGGAGGAACACCCGTCAATGTCGACCGAGCGTGACCTGGTTCAGAAATTTGCCACATATGCGGAATCGCGGCGGTACACCCGTCGCCAGATCGTGCGCGCAGGCGCAGCCCTTGGGTTGTCCGCCACCGCAGTGAACTCGGTGCTGGCGATGCCGGCATTCGCGCAAGATTCGGCCGCCTCGCCAGCCGCGGACGGTCCCGTGATGGTGCCGATCGTTGGAGCGGAAATGTCGTTCGACGACATCAAGGCCGCGATCGCCGAGGAAGGCGAAGTCAACGTCGGCAACTGGACCTATTCGGCCAACGATGCGTTGATCAAGCGGTTCCAGGACTACATCAAGGATGTCTACGATGTGGACATCAAGCTCAACTACTCGGGATCGCAGACGCCGAGCACGTATATCACCGACCTGACCATTGCGGTCGGTGCCGGGGACAATGCGCCGTACGACGTGTTGGCCATCGAGGAGAACTACTGGGCCGAAGCGCAGGCGCAGGCCGCTGAGGCAGGCGCGCCGATGATGGAGGATTTCCTCCCATCGCCACTGGTTCCGAATGCGGATCGGGTGCTCGAAACCCTGATCCATGCGCCGACCTCGGTTGGGTTCCAGGCTTCGGCGTCCCCGGGCATTACGATCAACACCGACAACGTCGACTACGTCACTGACTGGGACGATCTGGCCGACGAGCGCCTCAAGGGCAAGCTGCTCATGTGGTTGCCTGGTGACATCACCGGCGGCGGCATCCTGCTGGGCACCGCGGCTGCGCTCGGGCTGGACTACAAAGATCCCGCGCAGATGGACGAGGCGATCGCCTTCCTGGTCGAGAAGGTCCATCCCAACGTGCTCAAGTACACCAACCAGCAGCCTGAATTGGAAGAGCTGCTGAAGTCGGGAGTGGTCGACGCGGCAACGTTCTGGAACGGCGTCGCGCGCAAGTTCTACTTCGATGGAACCGAGAACTTCGCATTTGTGGTCGCCGAGTCCGGTCAGTACGCGGTCAACGGATTCATGTGGATTCCGGCCAAGCCGAAGCATCCGGTGCTTGCCCAGATCTTCGTGGACTGGCGGCTCAGCGACGACGCCCAGTTCCCGGATCTGGAGGCATGGGATATCACCGAAGGTTGGTGGTCGGAACTGCACGAAGGGCTCATGGGCCCGTCGTACGAGGCCGCGATTCCGGAATGGATCGCACCGGTCTACTTCGACTACTTCCCGACCATCGATCAACTGGCGACGCTCTACAAGAACGTCGACTGGGAGTACTACAACCAGCACAATCAGGAGTGGTACGACAAATGGCTCGAGGGCATCGGTCTCTAGCATAGAGATTCGAGCGCTCGCCGGCGCGGCTCCGGGGCAGCAACTGCCTCGGAGCCGCCTGTGTGCAGGGAATCGTTCGACGCATGCGTGAACCCGTTCTCGTTTCGGCCGACCGCGAAGTCGCGGCGCTTCCGGCTCCTGTCGGAGAATCGCGCCTGCGCCGCTGGCTGGTGGGTTATGGGTTGCTGACACCCGCGGTCATCGCGGCGATCGTTTTCTCCTTCATTCCGCTCGGGTACATCATCCTGGTGAGTTTTACCCGCGAGTCGACCTTTTTTCTCCATCATCCCGATTACACGTCTGATAACTACCGCGAGATCTGGGACCGCTACATGCCGCACGTGTACACCACGGTGCGTTTGGCAACCCTCTCCTCGATCGTCGATCTCGTCTTTGGATTCCCATTTGCCTACATCCTCGTGCGCAAGATCAGGTATCGCGGTCTGGTGCGAACGCTGATGGTCTTTCCGCTTTTCGGGCCGCTCTATCTTGCGTTTGGTCTCTACTATGTGCTGCTGCCAAACGGGGCGCTCTATCCCGTGCTCGAGTTCCTGGGCTTGAAGCCGACGACTTTGCTCTATTCGGAGCCCATGACCGTGTTTGGCATGGCGCTCTTTACCTTTCCCTTCATGACGATGAACGTAGCCGCGGCGCTCTCGAATATCGACCCGGTATTGGAGGAAGCGGCGCAAACGCTGGGCGCCAATCCGTTTCGCGTGTTCGAGCGGATCCTGGCGCCGCTCGCGTGGCCGGGAATCCTGGCCGGTTTCCTGATGTGCTTCGGATGGAACCTGGGTGTCTTTGTGGTGCCGATTCTCCTCGGTGGCACGCCGCAGCAACGGGTGCTCTCGCTGACTCTGCAACAGAAAGCAACCGTGCAGTTCGATTATGGGCTCGCGTCGGCGATGGGCATCGTCTTGCTCGCCATGGCATTCACGGTCACCTGGGCATCGTTGCGATTCTCGCGGGGGGCGCTGGGCGCATGAGCGGTCACCGTCGGTTCGGTATGAAAACGGTCTGGACTGTTCTGCAGCATGCCTATATCTGGATCTGGCTGGTGCTTTTCGCGTTGCCGTTTGTGGCGACCGCCTTGCATTCCATCGAGGCGCCCGGCGGTGGGTATTCGACGTTCGCCTATAGCCAGGCATTCGGATCGTTCAAGCACAGTCTGATCTTGTCGGTCGAACTGACCGTGCTGGCGATCCTGATCAATCTGCTAATCGCCATTCCTGCGGCGTTTGCCATCGTGCGGCACGACATTCCCGGCAAGCGGATGATCCTTTCCGCATTGAATCTCTCGCTCTACACTCCGGCCGCGGTGATGGGCCTTGGCCTGGCGATCACATACGCCTACTTGCTCGACATTCCGCGCACGCGGGTGGGCTTGGTTGCTGCCTATGTGGTCGGGACCTTCCCCTTGATGCTCGTGCCGATCATCGTGGCCCTGCGCGACCAACCGTTGATCTATGGAGAGGCGGCGCGCACGCTCGGAGCGAATCGGTTGCAGACCTTCTTCCGCGTCGAGCTGCCGTTGCTCGGTCCTGGCATCAGCGCCGGGGTGCTGATGACCTTCGTGATCGTGTTCAACGAGTTTCTGGTGACGCTCTTCATCGCCGGTCCGGAAACCGAGACGGCCGCGTTGCGGGTCTACAACCTGACCAAGACGGCTGGGTTCGCGCAATCGACGGCTGCGTTGGCAACCATCATGCAGGCGACCTCGTTCATCGTCGTGCTGCTCTTCTTCAAGCTCTTCTCCCAGCGGTATTTGAAGGGCACCTATTTCACGTAAACCGGAGCATCCATGGCCCAGGTACGTCTGGTCGAAGTCGAAAAACGCTATGGCGAAACAGTGGCGGTCGATCGCGTCAGCGCCGATATCGCCGACGGTGAGTTCATCACGCTGC is a genomic window containing:
- a CDS encoding LLM class F420-dependent oxidoreductase; translated protein: MSIRFGIFAPQGWRRDLNSFSDPYQQFEAMTHVGRVADAGSWDSIWVYDHFHTTPQAELETTFECWTITSTLARDTKRVNVGQMVGCNGYRNPALYAKISSTVDVASNGRLYAGIGAGWYEAEWKAYGYPWVETPQRMGMFREAVQVIKKMWTEDYPEFHGKYYTIDKPINEPKGVRKPHPMFWIGGSGEQVTLKLVAQYADACNVMGDVETVGRKLEILQGHCAAAGRNYDDLVKSTQIRVHLIEAGEDPVKASEAVRQGTPFDDFASGFLIGTPKDVAEKVEQLAEVGVDYIIMYVTNVAYEPALVDLLDNEVVRKFA
- a CDS encoding aldo/keto reductase; its protein translation is MGTELLERRTFGKSSLEVPPIAVGCAPLGDMRDTFLYSVPEEQAVATVLAALRSPLNYIDTAAWYGDGESERRIGIALRELGGLPEGAILETKIGCSPELCDFSGDEVKRRFERSLSLLGVDRFDAVFLHGPERTSFENAMAPGGPVDVLRGYYEQGLFDHFGVASDLSDVDLQYLETGLFDCVICSNRYTLLNTNSDELFTYAHERGIAVLNAAPYGSGILSRGPRDYPRYFYRTAPPAMIERALAIEAICERYGISLTAAALQFSLRDSRITVTIAGMSRPERIQETIDLASVEIPQAVWDEIEALGPPDTSDPASY
- a CDS encoding aldo/keto reductase; the encoded protein is MGKELLARRTFGNTSLEVPPVAMGCAPLGSMEDTFLYAVPEDEAIATVKAALASPFDYIDTAALYGDGVSEARVGMALRELGGLPEGAVLQTKAGRDPADNNFRGETVKRRFERSLELLGVDRVDVVYLHDAEWTTFEEAMAPGGPVEVLRSYQDQGAFDYLGVASGPNDVELQYIETGLFDAVITHNRYTLLNTNANPVIDVAAAKGMAVLNAAPYGSGMLSRGPESYPRYAYQQAPDHLIARTGKIREICDRYGVPLAAAALQFSMLDPRITVTIVGMSRPDRVKSTVELASIDIPGEVWEEIDALGPADTDDPEIYRFKDKK
- a CDS encoding amidohydrolase/deacetylase family metallohydrolase yields the protein MASGTTYDLLIKGGDVVDPGSGYSGQLDVAVKDGKIAAVEAGIDPGSAASVKDASGKLVTPGLIDLHTHVYWGSTFWGILPDPVTARTGVTTWLDVGSSGGYNFPGLRKYVIETQKSRVYALLNISSIGLTGPTWELSNPDYLDVALGQTIIEANRDVIIGVKARIDSSTTRGVGIKALDVARELAEAVDLPLMIHIGVGPPTIDEVIERMRPGDIITHCFTGHSMNLLDPNGQLYPRIAELREQGLVLDIGHGAGSFSFETAKTMLANGVLPDVISTDIHQLAIQGPCFDMPTTISKFLAIGMSIEDAIERATSKAAKAIHLDYLGSLKPGSVADIAMFHLESGDYTFQDVFMNEQKGSQLLVNDATWIDGEEMERVPYPDLQPWAVLSENQRSKMIPLVEVPNKPAAPLLDNRTR
- a CDS encoding PotD/PotF family extracellular solute-binding protein — translated: MSTERDLVQKFATYAESRRYTRRQIVRAGAALGLSATAVNSVLAMPAFAQDSAASPAADGPVMVPIVGAEMSFDDIKAAIAEEGEVNVGNWTYSANDALIKRFQDYIKDVYDVDIKLNYSGSQTPSTYITDLTIAVGAGDNAPYDVLAIEENYWAEAQAQAAEAGAPMMEDFLPSPLVPNADRVLETLIHAPTSVGFQASASPGITINTDNVDYVTDWDDLADERLKGKLLMWLPGDITGGGILLGTAAALGLDYKDPAQMDEAIAFLVEKVHPNVLKYTNQQPELEELLKSGVVDAATFWNGVARKFYFDGTENFAFVVAESGQYAVNGFMWIPAKPKHPVLAQIFVDWRLSDDAQFPDLEAWDITEGWWSELHEGLMGPSYEAAIPEWIAPVYFDYFPTIDQLATLYKNVDWEYYNQHNQEWYDKWLEGIGL
- a CDS encoding ABC transporter permease; protein product: MREPVLVSADREVAALPAPVGESRLRRWLVGYGLLTPAVIAAIVFSFIPLGYIILVSFTRESTFFLHHPDYTSDNYREIWDRYMPHVYTTVRLATLSSIVDLVFGFPFAYILVRKIRYRGLVRTLMVFPLFGPLYLAFGLYYVLLPNGALYPVLEFLGLKPTTLLYSEPMTVFGMALFTFPFMTMNVAAALSNIDPVLEEAAQTLGANPFRVFERILAPLAWPGILAGFLMCFGWNLGVFVVPILLGGTPQQRVLSLTLQQKATVQFDYGLASAMGIVLLAMAFTVTWASLRFSRGALGA
- a CDS encoding ABC transporter permease subunit, with translation MSGHRRFGMKTVWTVLQHAYIWIWLVLFALPFVATALHSIEAPGGGYSTFAYSQAFGSFKHSLILSVELTVLAILINLLIAIPAAFAIVRHDIPGKRMILSALNLSLYTPAAVMGLGLAITYAYLLDIPRTRVGLVAAYVVGTFPLMLVPIIVALRDQPLIYGEAARTLGANRLQTFFRVELPLLGPGISAGVLMTFVIVFNEFLVTLFIAGPETETAALRVYNLTKTAGFAQSTAALATIMQATSFIVVLLFFKLFSQRYLKGTYFT